In the genome of Methanobrevibacter gottschalkii DSM 11977, the window TTGAAATTGCCGGTGCTGAATTTATATATCCAACAAGCAGTATGCTCATAAGTGCTGTGAAAATACATGTTGTTGGTTTATTGGCATCAGGCATTTCTGAATATTTGACATATCTATAAATCATTAAAGGCAATGTTATTAGCATTGAAATAAAACTTATGACTAAAAATATGAATCCTATTTCTTTATGGCCATGAAGTGGTGCGGTAATTGCAGCCATTGAGACTCCAACATAAACAATCCAGTAACTTGGATAAACATCAGTTATATTAAAATTTCGTATGATGAAATGATATGTAAAGTAAATCATTAACAAAATATGTAAGCTGATTCCAATAATCCATACAATATATGAAATATTTGGCATAAATTCCAGAGCATATGTAGATGAAAGCATTAAACTCATTGAAAAAGTCCCGGAACTGCTTGCAATTACAGGATTTTTAAAATCATCTTTAACATCTTCCGGATAAAAAATAGCTTTAAGAATTGTTAAAACAATGATAATTGCACCCATAGCTCCAAATAAATACTTGACATTAGGATTCATGTCTTGCAATAGATTGCCTAATGATAATAAAGCAAGGGCTAAACCTGCAATTGGAATTGGTATCTTTTTAATGAGCATGTTATCTAAATTTTAAAATAATCTGAAGCATTTCTGTGGGATATTTTATCTATGCTGCTTTTTTTATAGCCAAGTCTGGATAACTCACGAATAGT includes:
- a CDS encoding TDT family transporter; its protein translation is MLIKKIPIPIAGLALALLSLGNLLQDMNPNVKYLFGAMGAIIIVLTILKAIFYPEDVKDDFKNPVIASSSGTFSMSLMLSSTYALEFMPNISYIVWIIGISLHILLMIYFTYHFIIRNFNITDVYPSYWIVYVGVSMAAITAPLHGHKEIGFIFLVISFISMLITLPLMIYRYVKYSEMPDANKPTTCIFTALMSILLVGYINSAPAISTAFIICLYCIACLFYIFSFYKLVEYRTLKFYPSFAAFTFPFVISALATKDIVKIVGSNTLLSSVQTVETLIAVIVVFYVLFEYCEFLKNSKKSRN